In one Lolium rigidum isolate FL_2022 chromosome 3, APGP_CSIRO_Lrig_0.1, whole genome shotgun sequence genomic region, the following are encoded:
- the LOC124701251 gene encoding ataxin-10, which translates to MWRAEEIEDEETLTALLEAARTREGRAALSDALSDTLCLLPASPVPLLLLRLRLVRNLLAGDSNNQRTFVLLSGPAAVASSVLALPSLAPDVARAALQALGNAALGGDRNREAVWDALFPGPLRELAGVPDAGVVDPLCMVLDTCCSGEAGRGRLQELCHQDVGLPILVQLVTTASRVGHKEEWLEWLLVKICVEEEMFETLFTALGSTDGGESGNGFTAKHAFLLGTLSKCLTERPEEVIVSNSFALHVLNVQKYAAEAVDFTCRGSSSLPTGCPEIDVLGYSLLLLKDICAWEPASSQSEAPVDSLLQTGLVKQLLKYLRDLELPSTIRKAIAKEQGDQQPALASAKVCPYNGYRRDIVAIIANCLHGRKQVQDEVRQLDGIMLLLQQCVIDEGNAYLREWGLLAVKNLLEGNEENQKEVSELQMQQPILTPEIADIGLRVEIDKKTGHPKLVNSS; encoded by the exons ATGTGGCGAGCCGAGGAGATCGAGGACGAGGAGACCCTAACCGCGCTCCTGGAGGCCGCCAGGACCCGGGAGGGCCGGGCGGCGCTCTCCGACGCGCTCAGCGACACCCTCTGCCTCCTCCCGGCCTCCCCGGTGCCGCTGCTCCTCCTGCGCCTCCGCCTCGTCCGCAACCTCCTCGCGGGCGACTCCAACAACCAGCGCACCTTCGTGCTCCTCTCGGGCCCCGCCGCGGTCGCCTCCTCCGTGCtcgccctcccctccctcgcccCCGAcgtcgcgcgcgccgcgctccagGCGCTCGGCAACGCCGCGCTCGGCGGGGACCGGAACCGCGAGGCCGTCTGGGACGCGCTCTTCCCGGGGCCGCTGCGGGAGCTCGCCGGGGTCCCGGACGCGGGGGTCGTGGACCCGCTCTGCATGGTGCTCGACacctgctgctccggcgaggccGGCCGTGGGAGGCTCCAGGAGCTCTGCCATCAGGACGTGGGGCTGCCGATACTCGTCCAACTCGTCACTACCGCCTCGCGAG TGGGGCATAAGGAAGAATGGTTGGAGTGGCTTCTCGTCAAAATCTGTGTTGAAGAGGAGATGTTTGAAACCTTGTTTACAGCCTTAGGTTCAACTGATGGTGGTGAATCTGGAAACGGGTTTACTGCTAAGCATGCATTTCTTCTGGGTACGTTGTCAAAATGTTTGACCGAACGACCTGAAGAAGTTATTGTCTCGAACAGTTTTGCACTTCACGTCCTGAATGTACAGAAGTATGCTGCTGAGGCTGTGGATTTTACTTGCCGGGGTAGCTCTTCTCTTCCAACTGGTTGCCCTGAAATCGATGTCCTTGGATATTCGTTGCTGCTCTTGAAGGACATATGTGCCTGGGAACCCGCTTCATCACAGAGTGAAGCTCCTGTTGACTCACTGTTGCAAACTGGTCTTGTAAAACAACTTCTAAAGTACCTACgtgatcttgagctcccaagtacaATCAGAAAAGCGATTGCAAAGGAACAAGGAGATCAACAACCAGCCCTTGCAAGTGCAAAGGTCTGCCCATACAATGGTTACAGGAGAGATATAGTCGCTATCATTGCCAATTGCTTGCATGGAAGGAAACAGGTGCAGGATGAGGTTAGGCAGCTAGATGGGATTATGTTACTATTGCAGCAGTGCGTCATTGATGAAGGAAATGCATACTTGAGGGAGTGGGGTCTGCTAGCTGTGAAGAACTTGCTTGAAGGAAATGAGGAAAACCAGAAGGAGGTCTCTGAACTTCAGATGCAACAACCAATCTTAACTCCAGAGATTGCAGATATAGGCCTAAGAGTGGAGATCGACAAGAAAACAGGACATCCAAAACTGGTCAATTCCTCCTGA
- the LOC124694465 gene encoding uncharacterized protein LOC124694465 → MDSMKITLAVDRSRNRVLFADAGSDFVDVLLSFLTLPLSALQFCATSSPGSGCLSNLTDSVDRLRSCKLLKVEACHDMLLTPLPTHELWYATILSIHDLPSLHVHGRSCRCWLIMARLVHVYNKSISGSGMFVRCKERFVISDDWTISPASTSTMQSLSHNIFYGFEEVEVCVGWPEVVSILKASLSSDTIFTDVFLPNGTDGHVSAILRTRQKVLQRSCTKSGSGSLPECTIKLFYDRKVKKVMYAECKREFVDLLIGFLTYPLGCVIKNTAKQIAGAAACHLGRSFSNLYTSAATLDAAGFMGRGPVPRSISIEMLLNPSLGPFSDRCSLRRESLVELPPVEYMSLAPYTYDRSKICKSCYPDLVEDRNYVVSDDLLVHQASAMSVAKHWYMRDKANVVEMDVTVQKPEAVALLRAMLTSKTALTDVFIGRLEEPPAVTSL, encoded by the exons ATGGATTCTATGAAGATCACCCTCGCCGTGGACAGGTCGCGCAACCGCGTGCTGTTCGCGGACGCCGGCTCCGACTTCGTCGACGTCCTCCTCAGCTTCCTCACGCTCCCGCTCTCCGCCCTCCAGTTCTGCGCTACATCATCGCCAGGCTCAGGCTGTCTCTCCAACCTCACCGACAGCGTCGACCGACTCAGGAGCTGTAAGCTACTCAAGGTTGAGGCCTGCCATGATATGCTTCTCACGCCTCTGCCCACCCATGAGCTTTGGTATGCCACTATACTGTCTATACATGATCTA CCGAGCCTACATGTACACGGCAGATCTTGCAGGTGTTGGCTAATCATGGCTAGGCTCGTGCATGTCTACAACAAATCGATCTCTGGGTCTGGGATGTTTGTGAGATGTAAGGAAAGGTTTGTGATCAGCGATGACTGGACGATCAGTCCGGCATCCACAAGCACAATGCAGTCGCTGTCTCATAACATTTTCTATGGTTTTGAGGAGGTAGAAGTGTGCGTCGGCTGGCCGGAG GTTGTATCCATTCTTAAGGCTTCTCTTTCGTCAGATACCATATTCACTGACGTCTTTCTACCCAACGGTACTGATGGTCATGTCTCTGCAATTCTAAGAACCCGTCAGAAAGTTCTGCAACGATCCTGTACAAAATCTGGTTCTGGTTCTTTACCGGAATGCACGATCAAGCTCTTCTACGACAGGAAGGTGAAGAAGGTCATGTATGCTGAATGCAAGCGTGAGTTCGTGGATCTACTTATTGGTTTCTTGACTTACCCATTGGGCTGTGTGATCAAGAACACGGCTAAACAGATCGCCGGAGCTGCCGCTTGTCATCTTGGCCGCAGCTTCAGCAATCTGTACACCAGCGCCGCCACTCTCGATGCAGCTGGATTCATGGGACGTGGGCCGGTCCCCAGATCCATATCAATAGAGATGTTGCTGAATCCGTCCCTTGGCCCGTTCAGCGATCGTTGCTCTCTTCGGAGAGAATCACTTGTGGAACTGCCACCGGTAGAGTACATGAGTCTGGCACCCTACACGTATGACAGGTCAAAGATATGCAAGAGCTGCTACCCTGACCTTGTCGAAGATCGCAATTACGTCGTAAGTGACGATCTGCTCGTCCATCAGGCTTCTGCCATGTCTGTGGCCAAGCACTGGTACATGAGGGACAAAGCCAATGTGGTGGAGATGGACGTTACCGTCCAAAAACCAGAG GCTGTTGCTCTCCTGCGAGCCATGCTTACCTCGAAGACAGCGCTCACCGATGTTTTCATTGGCCGCCTGGAGGAACCACCTGCTGTGACAAGTCTGTAG
- the LOC124694949 gene encoding uncharacterized protein LOC124694949, which yields MEQPAAAGDGARQKKSSAAKKAKKGGASASASGGAWPAIKPKKDLQVNRLKGTQLLTVPDFLTSAEAKAFIDVAETMGFTHQGSLGPLKGEAFRDNDRISVTDPLLAQTLWETGINRIFTDINIAGKVATSLNPNIRLYRYVEGQRFGRHIDESVSLGDGSRTQYTLLIYLSGKGSGKDSQALVGGETVFYDHRGGIVAEVAPVQGMALLHLHGARCMLHEARVVKKNVKYVLRSDVVFA from the exons ATGGAACAACCCGCGGCGGCAGGAGACGGCGCTCGCCAGAAGAAATCCTCCGCGGCCAAGAAGGCGAAGAAGGGCGGCGCCAGCGCCAGCGCCAGCGGCGGGGCATGGCCGGCGATAAAGCCCAAGAAGGATCTCCAGGTCAATCGCCTCAAGGGCACCCAGCTCCTCACC GTCCCTGATTTCCTCACATCCGCCGAGGCGAAGGCCTTCATCGACGTCGCTGAAACTATGGGCTTCACGCACCAGGGCAGTCTCGGGCCGCTCAAGGGGGAGGCCTTTAGGGATAATGACCGGATATCTGTCACGGATCCCTTGCTCGCTCAAACCCTCTGGGAAACAGGGATAAACAGGATATTCACGGACATCAATATCGCTGGCAAAGTGGCAACCAGCTTGAATCCAAATATCAGACTTTACAG GTACGTTGAAGGTCAGCGCTTTGGTAGGCATATCGATGAGAGTGTCAGCCTTGGGGATGGTTCCAGGACACAGTACACGTTGCTAATATACCTTTCTGGCAAGGGAAGCGGGAAAGATTCGCAGGCTCTTGTTGGAGGGGAGACTGTCTTCTATGATCACCGGGGAGGAATTGTTGCTGAG GTTGCCCCAGTGCAAGGAATGGCTCTACTCCACCTACATGGTGCCAGGTGCATGCTGCATGAAGCTCGGGTCGTGAAGAAGAATGTCAAGTATGTGCTTCGTTCAGATGTTGTATTTGCTTAG